The proteins below come from a single Metarhizium brunneum chromosome 1, complete sequence genomic window:
- the NUO20 gene encoding NADH-ubiquinone oxidoreductase 20 subunit, producing the protein MATRRSQFHQEVLIDTTPLPDNVPAVKEIGASSAPLLSASFFIGARCRDYNDDYMQCKTENPGRGEFDCMKEGRRVTRCAQSVLTDINTHCLAEFRKHWECLDDRNQQLWQCRPAEWKLNKCVFDNLKLEKKIPDQPKNVTPVELRPKQIFSDVRIGPGDGKPFIAGQDAKQ; encoded by the exons ATGGCGACCCGACGATCTCA GTTCCATCAGGAAGTCCTCATCGACACCACGCCGCTCCCTGACAACGTCCCTGCTGTCAAGGAGATTGGTGCCAGCTCCGCGCCTCTCTTGTCGGCATCTTTCTTCATCGGCGCCCGATGCCGCGACTACAACGATGACTACATGCAGTGCAAAACGGAGAACCCCGGCCGTGGCGAGTTTGACTGCATGAAGGAGGGTCGTCGGGTGACTCGCTGCGCTCAAAGCGT ACTCACGGACATCAACACCCACTGCCTCGCCGAGTTCCGCAAGCACTGGGAGTGTCTGGACGACAGAAATCAACAGCTTTGGCAGTGTCGTCCTGCCGAGTGGAAGCTGAACAAGTGTGTCTTTGATAACCTG AAACTCGAGAAGAAGATTCCCGACCAGCCCAAGAACGTTACCCCGGTCGAATTGAGGCCAAAGCAGATATTTTCTGATGTTCGCATTGGACCTGGGGATGGCAAACCCTTTATTGCGGGACAGGACGCGAAGCAATAA
- the NUP57 gene encoding Nucleoporin NUP57 — translation MSFFGQPKPMGSGGFFGQSQATQQAQPAQQTGSVFGQTMGSQQPGALGNSMMAQQQQVQQMPALAQSQAQLSSSLWQPGKETPHQKPILDQIKLVTEKWDPANPSCVFKHYFYNKVDEAHIPFYKPQPHEDPREWEEALQNKPAPGFMPVLCSGYTGVADRLKTQKRAISEFNTRLHQVNGSLDAILQRHELETEVRALAARRRQTAISERCLALAAKVQILRNRGYALSGDEDDLKNRLQTLEREVQDPALGAREEELWSRLIVLRGYSDRLNKELDKPAGQDGEGLDPETEAKAKRVLEDYEKQLQHLKKELEALGVDFEEWEKSRNASLKSR, via the exons ATGTCGTTCTTCGGCCAGCCCAAGCCAATGGGCTCCGGTGGCTTTTTTGGTCAATCGCAAGCTACACAACAGGCACAGCCGGCGCAGCAGACAGGCAGCGTCTTCGGCCAGACCATGGGTAGCCAGCAACCCGGCGCACTAGGCAATTCAATGATggcacagcaacagcaagtTCAACAAATGCCGGCTTTGGCTCAGTCACAAGCCCAGCTATCAAGTTCGCTGTGGCAGCCCGGCAAAGAAACACCAC ACCAAAAACCAATCCTCGATCAGATTAAACTCGTCACCGAGAAATGGGACCCTGCAAACCCAAGCTGTGTCTTTAAGCACTACTTCTACAACAAAGTCGACGAAGCCCATATCCCCTTCTACAAGCCCCAACCCCACGAGGACCCTCGCGAATGGGAAGAAGCCCTACAGAACAAACCCGCCCCAGGATTCATGCCTGTCCTCTGCTCAGGGTACACTGGCGTTGCGGACCGTCTCAAGACACAGAAGCGCGCCATTTCCGAATTCAACACACGTCTGCACCAGGTCAACGGTAGTCTGGACGCCATCTTGCAGCGACACGAGCTGGAGACGGAGGTGCGGGCCCTGGCGGCGCGAAGACGACAGACGGCCATTAGCGAGAGATGCTTGGCCCTAGCGGCCAAAGTACAGATTTTGAGGAACCGCGGGTACGCATTGagtggcgacgaggacgacctCAAGAATCGGCTGCAGACGTTGGAGCGTGAGGTGCAGGACCCTGCGCTGGGAGCTAGGGAGGAAGAGCTATGGAGTAGGTTGATTGTGCTGAGAGGGTACTCGGATCGCTTGAATAAAGAATTGGATAAgcctgctggccaagacggcgagggttTGGACCCGGAgaccgaggccaaggcaaagagg GTTCTCGAAGACTACGAGAAGCAGCTGCAACATCTGAAGAAAGAACTGGAGGCGCTTGGTGTCGATTTCGAGG
- the fmo1_0 gene encoding Thiol-specific monooxygenase translates to MPGVTVKRVAVIGAGPAGAIALDALAKEKTFDLIRVFERRERPGGCWVGDTLPPPTLSDFKSLADRTADAPIALPETLPAFTPKSDQPRFTESSVYPYLETNISHLPMQFSQEPFPADISERTRALYGDGSPFRHWAVVRSYITGLCERNGYEDLISFSTTVERVDKIGSEWKVTLRKEGKDSDYWWTEWFDAVVVASGHYSVPYIPAIEGLEQFEKSRPGSVMHSKHFRGKDKFRNKRVVVVGASVSAADIAFDLADSAAFPVHAITIGHNLNGYFGGEAFEHPKIEKLPSIAKVQGRTVLLVDNKTIPDVDYIVFGTGYSWTLPFLPQVPVRSNRVPDLWQHIVWQHDPTLLFVGAVHAGLTFKVFEWQAVYVARLLANRAAPLPRLDEMRRWEADRISRRGDGARFSLLFPDFEDYFESLRGLAGAGEPGVGRKLPRFRREWFREFLDGHELRKDMWRRHNKAAAGAGSTRTLDAKL, encoded by the exons ATGCCTGGTGTAACTGTCAAGCGTGTTGCCGTCATTGGAGCCGGCCCAGCGGGCGCGATTGCTCTTGACGCCCTTGCCAAAGAGAAGACGTTTGATCTGATCCGTGTGTTTGAGCGGAGAGAGCGTCCGGGGGGCTGCTG GGTCGGCGACACGTTGCCGCCTCCCACGCTGTCGGATTTCAAGTCACTGGCGGACAGGACAGCCGATGCTCCGATTGCCCTTCCGGAAACTCTGCCTGCCTTTACTCCCAAGTCGGACCAGCCACGGTTTACCGAATCGTCGGTTTACCCGTACCTCGAGACCAATATCAGCCATCTGCCCATGCAATTCTCCCAGGAGCCCTTTCCCGCAGACATTAGCGAGCGAACACGAGCTCTTTACGGAGACGGCTCGCCGTTCCGCCATTGGGCGGTGGTGAGGTCTTATATAACTGGCTTGTGCGAGCGCAACGGCTACGAGGACCTCATCTCGTTCAGCACCACAGTCGAGCGAGTGGACAAGATTGGGTCCGAGTGGAAGGTGACGCTACGCAAGGAGGGCAAAGACAGCGACTACTGGTGGACAGAGTGGttcgacgccgtcgtcgtcgcgagCGGCCATTACTCGGTGCCTTATATCCCCGCCattgagggcttggagcagttTGAGAAGTCCCGTCCCGGCAGCGTCATGCACAGCAAACACTTTCGTGGAAAGGACAAGTTCAGGAACAAG CGAGTCGTGGTTGTCGGGGCCTCGGTCTCAGCGGCAGATATAGCATTCGACCTGGCCGACTCGGCCGCGTTCCCAGTCCACGCCATCACCATCGGGCACAATCTCAACGGCTACTTTGGCGGAGAAGCCTTTGAGCACCCAAAGATCGAGAAGCTGCCGTCCATAGCCAAGGTGCAAGGTCGCACGGTACTCTTGGTGGACAACAAGACCATCCCCGACGTCGACTACATCGTTTTCGGCACCGGATACAGCTGGACGCTCCCGTTCCTACCGCAGGTGCCCGTTCGCAGCAATCGGGTCCCCGACCTGTGGCAGCATATCGTCTGGCAGCACGACCCGACTCTGCTCTTTGTCGGCGCCGTGCACGCCGGCTTGACCTTCAAGGTCTTTGAGTGGCAGGCCGTCTACGTGGCGAGGCTGTTGGCGAACCGCGCGGCGCCGCTGCCCCGGCTGGATGAGATGCGACGGTGGGAGGCGGACAGGATCAGCAGGCGTGGAGACGGGGCCAGGttttctctccttttcccGGATTTCGAAGACTACTTTGAGAGCCTGCGAGGTTTGGCGGGAGCGGGCGAGCCTGGCGTTGGCAGGAAGCTACCCAGGTTTAGACGGGAGTGGTTCAGAGAGTTCCTCGACGGCCACGAGCTTCGTAAGGACATGTGGCGACGACATAACAAAGCGGCCGCCGGGGCTGGCTCGACAAGGACGCTGGATGCGAAGCTGTAG